tgaactgtggtacgggggtatgtgccacacgtgactgatggaaagggtttcatgacttacgcggcaggcgttttgcgttatttgtgtaatgaccagtgaatcgtgttcgtcatacactgatctgctaggccaattttggtatattacaagttatggagacgaccaggacagcacccagatgtaggcggatagatagatagatagatagatagatagatagatagatagatagatagatagatagatagatagatagatagatagatagatagatagatagatagatagatagatagatagatagatagatagatagatagatagatagatagatagatagatagatagatagatagatagatagatagatagatagatagatagatagatagatagatagatagatacggcgaACAGAGAGGCCTGTTGACCTAATTGCCTACTTCCGCGAGCTGGCGGGAAAGAAGGTCCTTGGTCTGCACGCCAAGTGGTGAGAGAAGCTTGCGCAAAATGAAGGTCGCACATATTTTGAAGacccgcacatgtgttatatagccagttgtttacagttgcttaacgatgccaacagctacataggtgttaccaacaccagaagcggtaagctgatatgtagtgcttatattcttcaatactatatagcgcgaattcgagtaggacaatgaagaaacacagatgcacaggacaggcgctactcgcaagtaagctttattcagaaaagtttccctagatatattcaaagccgagtggcacgcgcacgcgcactacaAGTACGTTACAgtgacagttgcagttgttacagttgcgttacagttgttatgcttatacttatctgttatgacggagaacgcacgcacgtttcacgaactcgtgtctTTGTGTGGAAGGGGCCCTTGGCAGTCCTTGAATAAggtaatcatcaccgtgatctgagcaccagcagctgaacatgacttgttattgaatccgttcgtgatcgcggctacgcacggtctaagtgtagcgaagtgcgaggtataaCAGCTCTTACGAAGAATTTATCTGATGCCTcgtgtcctggacgtggcaccgaggtcctgtggtgccctgtccacatccaaaccGTCTTTCATACCGTCTAAGAATCAGGCGTTATTAGGTTTTGATAAAGCAATGCTGAAGTTACCGGTAATCTTGacggacatggtcctctcggcagagttattgtaggaagcattgacctcggtttttgcgtaatccacgtggtcggcGTCGCGGACAACGTGGAAGAGTGGATGGTGGCCAAGTGTCTTCCAGGAGTGCTCTATCTTCAGCCATAactttgcttgcgtccgccgctctggtgtagtggttacggtgctcggcagctgacccgaaggtcgcgtgttcgatcccgaccgcggcggtcgcatttcgatggaggcgaaatgctagaggctcgtgtactgtgcgatgtcagtgcatgttaaagaataccagatgctCTATATTTCTGGAgcccataggcttcccaagcaacgcttagtggcgctgctgctcttgacaggcagcgccatctccggcataaaaatacaaactgggtgcaagcaacgcgcgttttctcttctctccaacgcgcttccgctcgcttccgtgcacgtgcagagctctcgcggtgcacttgcggcgcctcacactgtaccgcttgcagtgcagcttcaaaaggatcttcaagcttgactggcacttccgaaaagcgaagttgataaaagaagaaaggctcgtcaatcatgttaacggtgaagagcagacgacaacgacgcccgactgaaagcgaaatacatttctcaagtcgcgattacaccgtgtaggacgtatacctcgaggtaagtctcattctgtcatgttagagatgaataatggtccacatgcactccgaaatgaagccgtacacgctatcgatgttctgcggtgtggactacgaatcatatgattgttgttttgatatggcatgcttacagtagcagccgtgtactttcgtgaacaaacgcttgcggcgtgcgaaaaaaaaaaattgtatggcCATgccactgtttcctgagaaggttagagtcaagtcctccgtgccgctggaggaTCACTCGCCGGTTATGACGAGAGGCAggtagctgagctttaaccactgtgaagcaagatgaactgctcgcctcattttttctgctctcgcgtcatgcttacAGTCTCTTTtcatgatatcgacttgacaggcgtataaagcctgctgcgcgaacgcggctagaaaatcgcacaaagtcagaaggtggttccttcaaggttgcaattgcaaagcatgtattaagtgccacttatatttagcggcttaaatatatatcaccctaataaagtgacaaaacaaagcaaacctgcagaaggatgtcaaagcttgctgaatatGCACAGAcgcccgttccggcgtgataaagcagccttcccgacgcgtgaattgcaggcgccgaacttctgacaatgtagCAGCCGTGATGAGTTCCGTTGATAttaaccaaccgcgcaacgctaacggtataacgcgagtgtgaacgttcaacaacgacgggtaggtctcacgaacacggggaatcaaaacacaaagttgtttcacctacaaccgtaactggactttcacaatacGAGAGGACAGCGAGCAATCATTACTGTAGtggctgcgtgcatgcgccgcgttacttaccgattcaggtagtcgaaacgaacgaaagcgatgaactcagacagccaaaatagaaatagaaatagaaatccatgcttgccgcctttatttctcgtgcgacacgcccgggaaccgatacagtttcacacgtgaatcacgtgccttggcgttgtctgcactgttgtggcagcccacgacacagcaatacttccgacctcgcgtccacttccgtggggtcgcttctgccatcgcttctgccatcgcttgCTCGGGTGGGGGCGCTTGTTCAGCATTTTACGGTAAGGCTTAATGACGCATGCtcataaaaaagataaaaagcaATAAGAAATAACGAACCGGTGTAAAttcttgagaaatgaaaatgtacgTACCGGTGACAAGAAAAAGGACGAAGAAAGGGAAGTAatacaagaactgtttactttttGTGTGGGAAACCAAACTCGGCAAAACggaaatcccggccgtggcggtcgtatTTAGATAGAGGCGAAAGGTtgggaggcccgtgtactgcgcgatgccaatgcacattaaagaatcgcAGATGGTCACAGTTCTTCAGACCCATCCACTGCGAGGTCTGCCATAGCCTTAGTCGCATTAAGACGCGAAATTCAATCAATCAACCACAACAAAAGTCACCGCGGCCAAGTCCTTTTTTCAAAGACATAGATGGTTACACGCAAGACATGGAACacaagaaggagaggaagaagaagaagcgcaaGAAGAAGGCAAGGCTGCCTCCGGAGCCGTCATGCAGCAGCCTTCGGTGTGTATTTTTTTAGACCAGAAACAGTTCCTACTTCTTGACAGCAGATCCTTAAGTTTCGTTTAAGGTCCTATTCCTGCCGCGGTATTTTGTTCTGTGAACACTTACTGAATGTACATGTACACCCACCCACTCCAGTGCCGACATGGCTATAGTATTGTTCTCTGATATGGAAGCGGTTCACTGTTTCTTACACTTAGACTGTAGTAGCACGAACGTTACGGCAGCCGGCTTTAACACCTTGTTGAGACGACTGTCGCTGTATCTTGCCCCATCAGGTGGAACACTTACCAATAGGTTCTTTATCTTGGGATATAGTGTTATACAGGAAAGCCACTCTCGCTACAAGTAGGAGCTGCACTCGCGCGCAGCTGACAGCAGCGCGTTTCTTACTATTTGCGCATTTCTAATCCCCGCGAGTCGATCCCTCATGACAACTGGTGAGAGCTATAGTGACAACGGTTCATTTGCCCCAGCAACACTCGCGAGGTCTCGCAACCAAAGTGATCGCTAATGTCCCAACACACTGAAGTCGCAAAGCAACCCGTCGCCAGGAGTCGCCCGTGGTGGTTTTTGGTGGAAAAAACACCGTTTTGGAACAGTCGTTCGCTTCTCGATTTTTCAGTTGTGCGACTTCAAACCATAGCCTTGTAGTCAATGCAGTTGTTTTTCGACCGAAAGCGACCATTTGCTGCTGTGTGCGACCGGTCGCTTCGGCACTTCATTGTGTTCGAACATTTGCGACCACCGTGGTCACGCGGCCTCATTGAGATTCGCCGATGTGAATGAGTGCTTAGAGGACGCACAACCAGACATACAAAGATGAACGCTACGGATATTCATCGTTCCACACCACAGCGATAGGCAATcaaacgaagtaaaaaaaaaacacgtgaagtGAAGCTCTTTAATCACCCATGCTCTCGCCAGTAGTTATGACATACCAAGAGCCCAATCTGCCACTTATTAAAGCGATCGATCACCTTATGCTTACGTGCCTGGTTtattttttattagtttttttggCTATAGTGATTTAGTATCTAATCATTACCGAAAATGCAAGATGTCACGAACACACATGTCAGCACATAGTGGCAACGTCTGTGAGCCTTTCCGCTCCATACTCGAAGCGTCCCACACTACTAAGGTTTGATACAACAGTAATAAATATCACAACGCGGTCACAGCTCGCGGTAGTAAAAATGCACAAAGGTGAGAATTTAGTAATGGCCACGAAGGCGTAATTTACTCTCTACGCTTGACCTGTGGTAATAGCTATATGGGAGAGTCGGGGAGGTGTGTGAACGATGAGTTCAGCGAGCACAAGAACCTTGTTGGCAAGACTGTTGGTTCAGGCCACTTGCCGTTGTATTGTATAAGTTGTGCCTGTGAACCGCTCTTCGGGGAGTGTTTCGTGATTACGAAAGGGAAGGGCAAGCTGACACGTGAAGTGATCGGAGCTTATCAAATCGATCGTGCTACAGTGAATTGCGTAAGCACTCTTTCCGTGGCGCTCTCAaaaaggacagagagagagtaaACGTTTATTCGAAATTCCTATTAGCAACTAAAGTAGGGTGGAAgccttcgtccagtgctccactggctatagcggctcggcgggcctgtTCGAGAATTGCCAATTGGCTTCCCAAGGCCTAATCGGAGAGTCgtgcctcccacgaccagtgcaTTAATGTGTGCGTTACTTATCTAAACTCATTTATGCAATAGGCAGAGTGCAAAATGATGAACGtcgttttctttgtctttttttttgttggcgtTTGGCTTTGACAGCTTTGACTGGTTCAGCCTATATACGTTTGGCTCCTTCTAAATAAAATATCAGTAGTAGTTTTCAGAGTTGTGTCATTTTTCATCACTCCgtccccgtctgtgtgcgctgAAACCTTCCAAGTCCCAAAGGAGTTGTTGCGCCCCTCAGCGCGTCCGCAGGGTGCAATGGCTCCGAATTTCTATGTTTCTCTTCACAGATTGCTAGTCCGAACCAAGTCTCGGAGATTCAGCTGACGGCGGCGCCATTTATATTCAGCACGAAGTACATCCAGACCGCCAGCGGCGCACTCAACCTCGTAGAAACGGTAAGATATGTTTTTTTCGTTCTATAAGGAGTCCTGTTGGCGTTCATTAGACAGCGCCTACTTTCCGAGAACCGTAAAGTGCAGCAGAACAACTGAACTGTGATCGCAGCCCATCAAGCCTCATGTATAGCATATCAAATGTAACTTGACATTGCTGACTATGACAACCATATTAATAACACATCCCTTATGTAAATCCGTGTACCTCCGCTCGCACTTGACAGATTCGACAAATTTTTGCGagaatcgattcgtgaggcaataaactgcgaTACTGACACCATTCTATAATGACTTGAAAAAGTGGATCAGAAACCCTTTAAATAATATAATACCCTCTCGAGGGTCTTTAGGAAAATAGAAACGAACGAATGAATTATCTTGCCTATACATATATTaccgctaagaaaaaaaaaataaaacattccaTTTTCCTCTTCTCAAACGCACTTCAGCTCCATCATATTTAGTTACAGACAGACAGGTACGTCTGCTTCTTGCAACCTCACGGGTAAGCGCGCTATCGCTGTGCTGCAAAACTCGGTACAAAAGGCCAGCAGTCTGGTAGCATTTATTTAACCGCTTCCCGAAAGCTTCGCTCGCAAATAAGGATTCCAGCATGTGTGTTAGTCGCGCCTTGCATTTTAAGTACGTGCTTGAGAACTGAGGACATTTAGACATATGCACTCCGTGCTGACAGCCGACAAGTTGAGTCCATGCTTGACTCGACATTTGAAGGGAAAAATTACATCAATTTTCGAGTGCGCCGGTGTGCTTAAATGTATCTGAAGGACTATTGCGTGGGCATTCCACAACTCGCGTAGGCAGGAGGGTTACACACTTACTTGTGCTACCGCACAATCATGTCCCTTCAATCTTTACCGTCGGTGTAGTTCTGGTGCTATACCCCACTTACTATGTCACTCGTGCTGATTACTACGAAATGAGTCCAACACGCAATTAAGCTAAGGAAAGCATACGGAACatcatttgctttgtttttctttttaacctTAGTATAGCAATTCTGACATAAGTTGAAAGGAACTAAAGTGggcgaaaaagcacactttcagTCGGTGGgacccgaacccacaaccttcgaactaACATGGCAAGCAAGTAGTTTCCTCGAAGCTTCATGTTACTTCAGCGGCGCGTGTGCTCTTTGGCGCAGTGCCTGTCGGTGGTGCTGTTCCACTCGCTGTGCTCTCACTCCGAGGAGAGTCTATCCGAGGCGCTGTTCATGGTCTCGTTCGCCTATTCCATCGCCGGCCTCTATCTGCTCCTGCACGGCACCTGCAACCAGCAGCCGCCTACGGGCTCGCCCAGGCAGCCATCTACGCTGCTGGTATGTTGGTATACGTGTTCGTAATTCTATTCACGGATTTGGTGCTGCCGACACGCACAACGTTACAAGAACAAAGCGATGCAGTTAGGCTTAACGGAACGGTGCTGTTGCGTTAGTTCAATTTCGTAGGAGCGGAGTGACGTTGATATTCATTGCAGCTGATATATGCGCTGCACTAGCAACCGCCAAGTTCACCATATGCTAAACCAtaaagccttaaagggacactaaacagaaaagCAATTTCTCTgctattagtaaattacaatttcagaACACCGAAGGCACCACTCATACCGCGAGAAAATGCTCAAATAAGAAAAGACAGGTGGCGACGTCGCCTTGAAGTGcgctccagctcgccgtgacgtcgTAAATTTTGATGACCTACGTAATCCTTTGTCGCGTAAAATGACTCGCATTGTGTTCTGAGGTACCCAAAGTCTTACCATACCAAGTTTCGGAAGATTCATTGAACCAATGTGGCCTAAATGTGCAAAGAGACTACGAAATTCGTAACGTCACACTGACGTTCACGTGCTGCGATTTCTGCTGGAAATCCAAACGGTAAATTTTAGCCTCCAATTTCTCTTCTTATAATTaccttatgatggcgaaattaaggagaatagagttctgaaagaataatcTGTCTAAACTTAATGTTTcacttcagtgcccctttaaatgcAAATGTGCAACCCGCGCCTCAAGTGTTGTTTAAGCTGACTTGGGGTAGGCAGATATCACAGTGAGCGGAAATAAGCGAGTTCAGGAACACGCCTGAAGTGAAGTAAAATGCTACCTCAAGATAAAGAGTTTACGATACCGTATTTGTACCCCCTTTCGCTCACGCGTTTTGACCATCGTGAAtgtaccttaaaggggccctgcaacacttttgcaagtaaccatcgaatggattcattaaaggagtttattgcctcgcgaatcgaccaccacaaacatttttagaagccgtgaagtacgagcggagttagagatttttcgcacgctgtaattgctttctctcttctctcgtcccgacgagcgcgctggaagctaagcagggaaggatggcacggggaaaagaagttacgttaCGCGCGTCACTaagcttgagcactttttctttctttccttagaATGCGTGGCTTACTATCAGCACTTTCAGTgtgagaacgagagagagagtggGCACGTGGCGACCTACCGCGGCGCCCTCGGTAAATATGCAGCTCACGACGCTCAAATCATCTTATGGCCGTGAAATATGGGTatgtggcgcggtcatttgggtatatggcatcatttgtagaaagaagagggaaccatttctagctgattttgagaattatttctaaattccaggccacgtgctgcgctataatgtttggctcgcatgttctcaggagtctcgactataccgatcggcagcgttttctgaccatgttgaaaaagtgttgcaggtcccTTTCAAAGTGCGGCATGGTGTGAAACTGGTCGAGGAGTTTAACTTCATTGTGACAAGCACCTGCGCTGCGTACATCTCTGACTCGTCTTCGCGCTTCTTGCGACAATCAACTTTAGAAGGAAGCAACTATTTGAGCACCACGGTGTTGTGTGAAACTTTGCTGTACATGTGTCGAATGGAATCGAAGTGCTTCAGTACGATAGTTCGTACACTTAAGGCTCACTGATTCTTGTAGCGCTCATACAGAGGCTGTTCTGCGCAGCTGATACAGCTACTCATCTTCCACTGCACCGGAAGCATCGCCTTCCTCGCATGTGGTTGTTACGTCCTCACCCGACACTTCGGCATCGCCAGGGCCATCGTTGCAGGGGTGAGTGCGCATTGACCTTTCGAAAGGGAACGCCCGCGTATAGGGAAGTAAACAATGTCGCCTATAATCGCACATTGTGCGGGACCGGGCCTAACGGTGCCGTATGGCCATTTTCCACGCAGATTGTTTCTTGCAATCacatgcaatgattctcacgccCCTCTTGAACTGAGCGGGCCAATCATCTAACAACTTCACCACGATTGCGCTAGTGTCCGCGACACACGTTAGATTTTGCCGAGAGGGTCCTCGTGACACTTCCTTCGAAAACGTTTCAAGTGCATTTTACATGAAAACCTGAGAGGACACATTGCAGGAGGAGCAGGAATCTTCTAGTGCCCGGTGAGCTGCGCGGGTGTCACTCTTTGGTACCTTCGACACGTACTAGCTGCCCTCTTTGCGTCAGGGTGTAAAGCTCTATATTTGTTTTTATAACACGGCCAACTCACGACATGCAATAAAACGTTTCGATTTTGCCATTTCTTTTACCTGAAATCTGTATTTGTTTTCTCGATTATTACGGA
Above is a window of Rhipicephalus sanguineus isolate Rsan-2018 chromosome 3, BIME_Rsan_1.4, whole genome shotgun sequence DNA encoding:
- the LOC119385722 gene encoding uncharacterized protein LOC119385722, whose translation is MEHKKERKKKKRKKKIASPNQVSEIQLTAAPFIFSTKYIQTASGALNLVETCLSVVLFHSLCSHSEESLSEALFMVSFAYSIAGLYLLLHGTCNQQPPTGSPRQPSTLLCGMV